Proteins encoded in a region of the Sulfurimonas marina genome:
- the rpsS gene encoding 30S ribosomal protein S19, whose translation MARSVKKGPFVDDHLMKKVEAAKASGDKKPIKTWSRRSVVLPDMIGLTLNVHNGRQFVPVYVTENHIGYKLGEFAPTRTFKGHKGSVQKKG comes from the coding sequence ATGGCTCGTTCAGTTAAAAAAGGTCCATTCGTAGATGACCATTTAATGAAAAAAGTTGAAGCTGCTAAAGCAAGCGGAGACAAAAAACCTATTAAAACTTGGTCAAGAAGATCAGTAGTTCTTCCTGATATGATCGGTTTAACATTAAATGTTCATAATGGTCGCCAATTTGTTCCTGTATATGTAACAGAGAACCACATTGGTTATAAACTTGGTGAATTCGCACCAACTCGTACATTTAAGGGCCACAAGGGCTCTGTTCAGAAGAAGGGGTAA
- the rplV gene encoding 50S ribosomal protein L22, which yields MARALLKFIRVSPIKSRLIAREVQGMNAEEAMAALEFTPNKAAKIISKVIASAVANSGNEAEDCVITSCRVDNGPVLKRFRPRARGMASGIRKPTAHILVEVEGK from the coding sequence ATGGCTAGAGCATTATTAAAATTTATCCGTGTATCACCAATTAAATCTCGTCTAATTGCTAGAGAGGTTCAAGGTATGAATGCTGAAGAAGCAATGGCTGCTTTAGAATTTACTCCAAACAAAGCTGCAAAAATTATCTCTAAAGTTATTGCATCAGCAGTAGCTAACAGCGGTAACGAAGCAGAAGATTGTGTTATCACATCTTGTCGTGTTGACAATGGTCCAGTACTTAAACGTTTCCGTCCACGTGCTCGTGGTATGGCTTCAGGTATCAGAAAACCAACAGCACATATCTTAGTAGAAGTAGAGGGTAAATAG
- the rpsC gene encoding 30S ribosomal protein S3 gives MGQKVNPIGLRLGINRNWESRWFPKFESAAANLGEDHKIRTYLKKELYYAGVSNIIIERTVKRLRVTIIAARPGIIIGKKGADIEKLKTSLQNLIGKAVSVNIKEEKKAQASAQLVAENVATQLERRVAFRRAMKKVMQGAQRSGAKGIKVSVSGRLGGAEMARTEWYLEGRVPLHTLRAKIDYGFAEAHTTYGIIGIKVWIFKGEVLTKGIPAEAKEEKKERRGRKPRRENSEKAE, from the coding sequence ATGGGTCAAAAAGTTAATCCTATTGGTTTACGTCTTGGTATCAACCGTAACTGGGAAAGCCGTTGGTTTCCTAAGTTTGAATCTGCTGCAGCAAATTTAGGTGAAGATCACAAGATTAGAACATATTTAAAGAAAGAACTTTACTATGCTGGTGTTTCTAACATCATCATTGAAAGAACTGTAAAAAGATTACGTGTAACTATCATTGCTGCTCGTCCTGGTATTATTATCGGGAAAAAAGGTGCTGATATTGAGAAACTTAAAACTTCTCTTCAAAACCTTATCGGTAAAGCTGTTTCTGTAAACATCAAAGAAGAGAAAAAAGCTCAAGCTTCTGCACAATTAGTTGCAGAGAACGTAGCTACTCAATTAGAGCGTCGTGTTGCATTCCGTAGAGCTATGAAAAAAGTTATGCAAGGTGCACAAAGAAGTGGTGCTAAAGGTATCAAAGTTTCTGTTTCTGGACGTCTTGGTGGTGCTGAGATGGCAAGAACTGAGTGGTACTTAGAGGGTCGTGTTCCTCTTCATACACTTCGTGCAAAAATCGACTATGGTTTCGCAGAAGCTCATACTACATACGGTATCATCGGTATTAAAGTATGGATCTTCAAAGGTGAGGTACTAACTAAAGGTATCCCTGCAGAAGCTAAAGAAGAGAAAAAAGAGCGTCGCGGAAGAAAACCACGTCGTGAAAATAGTGAAAAGGCGGAATAG
- the rplP gene encoding 50S ribosomal protein L16: MLMPKRTKYRKVMKGRNRGYARSGYKLAFGDIGFKAVEAGRINSRQIESARISATRHIKRNGKIWIRVFPAKPLTKRPLEVRMGKGKGPVDQWVMNIKPGRIIFEMGGVPHDLAREALTLAMHKLPFKTKIVTAEMSNEIF; this comes from the coding sequence ATGTTAATGCCAAAAAGAACAAAATATCGTAAAGTAATGAAAGGTCGTAACCGTGGTTACGCTCGTTCAGGTTACAAATTAGCTTTTGGTGACATCGGTTTTAAAGCTGTAGAAGCTGGTCGTATCAATTCTCGTCAAATTGAATCGGCTCGTATCTCTGCTACGCGTCACATTAAAAGAAATGGTAAGATTTGGATTCGTGTATTCCCTGCTAAACCTTTAACAAAACGTCCTTTAGAAGTTCGTATGGGTAAGGGTAAAGGTCCAGTTGACCAATGGGTAATGAACATTAAACCAGGTCGTATAATCTTTGAAATGGGTGGTGTACCTCACGATTTAGCTCGTGAAGCTTTAACTTTAGCAATGCACAAACTTCCATTCAAAACAAAAATTGTTACTGCGGAGATGAGCAATGAAATATTCTGA
- the rpmC gene encoding 50S ribosomal protein L29: MKYSDLAGKSAAELQAMLKEKKTELFTLKIKQKMMQLQNSSELKTAKKDIARINTALTAVAK; encoded by the coding sequence ATGAAATATTCTGATTTAGCAGGTAAAAGTGCAGCTGAACTTCAAGCAATGCTTAAAGAGAAGAAAACTGAGCTGTTTACTCTAAAAATTAAACAAAAAATGATGCAATTACAAAACAGCAGCGAATTAAAAACTGCTAAAAAAGATATTGCAAGAATCAACACTGCATTAACTGCAGTAGCAAAGTAG
- the rpsQ gene encoding 30S ribosomal protein S17, giving the protein MTHKREIQGNVVKIAGEKTITIVVERRVMHPRYHKVVKRFKKYLVHDERNEAKVGDEVVAIECRPLSKTKSFRLKSVVKGA; this is encoded by the coding sequence ATGACACATAAACGTGAAATTCAAGGTAATGTTGTAAAAATTGCTGGTGAGAAAACTATTACAATCGTAGTTGAACGCCGTGTAATGCATCCTCGTTACCACAAAGTTGTAAAACGTTTCAAAAAGTACCTAGTACATGATGAGCGTAATGAGGCAAAAGTTGGAGACGAGGTAGTAGCTATCGAATGTCGTCCACTTTCTAAAACAAAATCTTTTAGACTTAAGTCAGTAGTTAAAGGAGCGTAG
- the rplN gene encoding 50S ribosomal protein L14 encodes MIQGFTRLNVADNTGAKEIMCIKVLGGSKRRYATVGDVIVASVKKAIPTAKVKKGKVVKAVIVRTHKEVQRENGSLIRFDDNAAVILDDKREPIGTRIFGPIGREVRYAGFMKIVSLAPEVV; translated from the coding sequence ATGATTCAAGGTTTTACTCGTTTAAACGTAGCTGATAACACAGGTGCAAAAGAGATTATGTGTATTAAGGTTCTTGGTGGTTCTAAGCGTCGTTATGCAACAGTAGGTGACGTTATCGTTGCTTCTGTTAAAAAAGCGATTCCAACTGCTAAAGTTAAAAAAGGTAAAGTTGTAAAAGCTGTTATCGTTAGAACTCATAAAGAAGTTCAAAGAGAAAACGGTTCATTAATTCGTTTTGATGACAATGCAGCTGTTATACTTGATGACAAGAGAGAGCCTATCGGTACTCGTATCTTCGGACCAATTGGTCGTGAAGTACGTTATGCTGGATTTATGAAAATCGTATCTCTTGCTCCGGAGGTTGTTTAA
- the rplX gene encoding 50S ribosomal protein L24 has protein sequence MAKFNFKKGDTVEIIAGDDKGKKATVLAVLPKKNKVIVEGCKIAKKAVKPTEENTKGGHINKEMPIDVSNVRKVEA, from the coding sequence ATGGCAAAATTTAATTTCAAAAAAGGCGATACTGTAGAGATTATCGCTGGTGATGACAAAGGTAAAAAAGCTACAGTTTTAGCTGTTCTACCAAAGAAAAACAAAGTAATCGTAGAGGGTTGTAAAATAGCTAAAAAAGCTGTTAAACCAACTGAAGAAAACACTAAAGGTGGTCATATCAATAAAGAGATGCCTATCGATGTTTCAAATGTACGTAAAGTGGAGGCATAA
- the rplE gene encoding 50S ribosomal protein L5 produces MARLKEKYLALKPELQSALDIKNVMDIPALEKVVISVGAGFAMKDNKLIQNIEDTITTIAGQKASTVIAKKSVAGFKVREGMPVGVRVTLRGENMYNFFDRLVSIALPRVKDFRGVPRNGFDGRGNYNFGLQEQLIFPEISYDSIMQIHGMNITVVTTAKDDKAAYTLLEKMGMPFTKGGSN; encoded by the coding sequence ATGGCTCGTTTAAAAGAAAAATATTTAGCTTTAAAACCAGAGTTACAATCTGCGTTAGATATTAAAAATGTTATGGATATTCCTGCATTAGAGAAAGTAGTTATCTCTGTTGGTGCTGGTTTTGCTATGAAAGATAACAAACTTATTCAAAACATTGAAGATACTATTACAACTATCGCTGGTCAAAAAGCTTCTACTGTAATCGCTAAGAAATCTGTTGCAGGTTTCAAAGTTCGTGAAGGTATGCCAGTAGGTGTTCGTGTAACACTTCGTGGTGAAAATATGTATAACTTCTTCGATCGCCTTGTATCTATCGCACTTCCTCGTGTGAAAGACTTCCGTGGTGTTCCAAGAAATGGTTTTGACGGTCGTGGTAACTATAACTTCGGTCTTCAAGAGCAACTTATCTTCCCAGAAATCAGTTATGATTCTATCATGCAAATCCATGGTATGAACATCACTGTAGTTACAACTGCGAAAGATGATAAGGCAGCATATACTCTATTAGAAAAAATGGGTATGCCTTTTACTAAGGGAGGAAGCAACTAA
- a CDS encoding type Z 30S ribosomal protein S14 → MAKKSMIAKAKRTPKYAVRAYTRCQICGRPHSVIRDFGICRICFRKMANEGMIPGVRKSSW, encoded by the coding sequence ATGGCAAAGAAGTCTATGATCGCTAAAGCGAAACGTACTCCAAAATATGCAGTACGTGCATATACAAGATGTCAGATTTGTGGTCGTCCACACTCTGTAATTCGTGATTTCGGTATCTGCCGTATCTGTTTTAGAAAAATGGCAAACGAGGGAATGATCCCAGGTGTTAGAAAGTCTAGCTGGTAA
- the rpsH gene encoding 30S ribosomal protein S8 has translation MAINDLVSDALTRIRNAGMRRLATTTLVHSKSVEAVANILVEKGYLESANVIEDGVKKTIKVALKYDDNEKNVINELKRVSKPGRRIYKGKDEIKRFKNGYGTIIVSTSRGVLPNDKAYELGIGGEVMCTVW, from the coding sequence ATGGCAATTAATGATTTAGTATCTGATGCGTTAACTCGTATCCGTAATGCTGGAATGAGAAGATTAGCTACTACTACTTTAGTTCACTCTAAAAGTGTTGAAGCTGTAGCAAATATCTTAGTTGAAAAAGGTTATCTAGAGTCTGCTAATGTAATCGAAGATGGTGTGAAAAAGACTATCAAAGTTGCATTAAAATATGATGATAACGAAAAAAATGTGATCAATGAATTAAAACGTGTATCTAAACCAGGTCGTCGTATCTACAAAGGTAAAGATGAAATTAAACGTTTTAAAAATGGTTACGGTACTATTATAGTTAGTACTTCACGTGGCGTTCTACCAAACGATAAAGCTTACGAGCTTGGTATTGGTGGCGAAGTTATGTGTACAGTTTGGTAG